Within Dysgonomonas sp. HDW5A, the genomic segment TAGAATTAGACTTATTGTAATTTGTCTATTCGTATGAGTCTAGCTAAGAAAATACAAACCGCCAGCACATCCTAAGAGCAAACCTAATATGCTGCTGAATATAATAATTCCAATTATCTTAATAATACTTTTAAACAGATTATTTTCGAATATCCGATAGAATGTCCAGCTCATATATAAATAAGATAGTAGAAGTGGTAAAAAGAGGTTTAAAGTAGGGAAAATGTAATGTAGAGGAAGAAGTATTATTAAGAATAATATTTGGATGCCAATCATATATGAATTGATGACCAAGTGTTCAAAATAATTATAATTACTCTTTCTAAATAATATAAACGAGAACAAGGCATTAAATGGTATGAGAAGATAGGTTATCAAAGCATAGTGCTTGTAAAGCCAGTCAAACGTAATTTGTATTGCGCTTTGTGTCTGAGAAGAGCTACTTATAATATCTACATTAGGATATATGTGCAAATAATGGCTCAAAAAACCATATATAGTTGCTAGAATAGTAACAAAAGCAAAAGGCTTAAAATGTTTTGCCCTTTTTCCTGAAAGATATCCCTTCAACATTTGACTAGGCCTCAGAATTAATTCCTTTATTGTATAGAGAATCCCTTTATCAACATGAAATATGCTATGTTGAATTTCGTGTATTAAATAATGAAAGTCGATTCTCTGAGCTTTCATGAACTGTCCACATGATGGGCAATATTTAGTATTCGATTGATTATTGCAGTTTTTACAAACTATTTCCATATATTTTAGACTAATAATTATAAAACAAAATAAATAAAAAAGGCGATAAGTTATTATTTTATCGCCTTTTATAAATTTATATATGTCTTTAGAATTCCGCGTTATTTGGTGTTCTAGGAAATGGTATAACATCTCTAATGTTGCCCATACCTGTAATAAAGAGCATAAGACGCTCAAAACCTAATCCGAATCCGGCATGAGGTGCTGTTCCAAATTTGCGGGTTTCTAAATACCACCAAATTGGGTCAGCATTCATTCCTGTTTCTTTAATGCGATTCATTAGCTTGTCATAATCAGCTTCACGTTCTGATCCACCAATAATCTCTCCGATTTTGGGGAAAAGAACATCCATGCCACGAACCGTTTTTCCATCCTCATTCTGCTTCATATAGAAAGACTTGATCTCTTTCGGATAATCAGTCAGGATAACCGGACATTTGAAGTGCTGCTCTACCAGATAGCGTTCATGTTCTGATTGAAGATCTGCACCCCAATAAACAGGAAATTCGAATTTGTGTTTACTTTCTTCCAGAATTTTCACACCTTCAGTGTAAGTTAAACGAATGAACTTATTATTGGTAACAAAGTTTAATCTGTCGATTAATTCTTTATCGTATTTCTCTGCTAAGAATGCAATATCATCTTTACAATTTTCAAGAGCATATTTGATCAAGTATTGTAAAAAGTCCTCAGCCAAATCCATATTGTCATTGATGTCATAGAATGCGACTTCAGGTTCTATCATCCAGAACTCAGCAAGGTGGCGTGGGGTATTTG encodes:
- a CDS encoding DUF3667 domain-containing protein; translation: MLYHFLEHQITRNSKDIYKFIKGDKIITYRLFYLFCFIIISLKYMEIVCKNCNNQSNTKYCPSCGQFMKAQRIDFHYLIHEIQHSIFHVDKGILYTIKELILRPSQMLKGYLSGKRAKHFKPFAFVTILATIYGFLSHYLHIYPNVDIISSSSQTQSAIQITFDWLYKHYALITYLLIPFNALFSFILFRKSNYNYFEHLVINSYMIGIQILFLIILLPLHYIFPTLNLFLPLLLSYLYMSWTFYRIFENNLFKSIIKIIGIIIFSSILGLLLGCAGGLYFLS